The Longimicrobiales bacterium nucleotide sequence AGAACCGGCTGAACGACCGCCTGCGCGGCCGAAAAGACCTAGAAGAACTTGTAGAGGATCGTGATGACGAGACCGAAGAGCGCAGCGCCCTCGATCAGCGCAGCCAGAATGATGGCGGCCGTCTGAATCGTGGCGGCTGCCTCAGGCTGACGTGCGATACCCTGCGTTGCGCCTGCGCCGATCTGACCGATGCCGATACCGGCGCCGATGACCGAGAGACCGATGCCGATCCCGGCGCCGAGCAAGCTCAGGTTGTTCTTGGCGGTGTCGGCGTCGAGGGCCGCGTCCTGGAACACAGCCAGCATTGCGTCGAGCATGTCGATGCTTCCTTGAAAAATTGTCGTCTTAACGACTGGTTGAAATCACAAACTGCACTTAGTGCGCATGCCTAATGAGGCCAATGAAGACCGCAGTCAGCATCGCAAAGATGTAGGCCTGCAAGAAGGCCACGAAGACCTCCAGGAGCATAATCCCGATAACCATCGTGACCGAGGCCGCCGCTACACCACCGGCGATCACAGCTCCACCACTCGCAAACATGAAGATCATCCCTAACAGGGACAGGACGAGCGTGTGCCCGGCCAACATGTTCGCGAACAAACGAATCATCAAAGCGAACGGCTTCGTGAGCTTCCCGAGAAATTCCACCGGGGTAAGAATCACGAGCATGATCGCCGTCCCCACCGGATTGAGCCCCGGCGGGGCGTAAAAGATCGTCTTCATGTAACCCTGGAACCCTAGGGCGCGCATGCCGGAGATCTCTACGACGATGAAGGTGACCAGGGCCAAGGCGCCGGTGACCATGAAGTTTCCACTGGCCGCTGAACCAAAGGGAACGAGCCCCAAGAAGTTCATGGCCAGAATGAAGAAGAACAGCGTAAGGATATATCCAGTGTAAGCATCGGCTCCATGGCCGATGTTTCGCCGGACCACCTCGTCCCGAAAGTAGAGGACGAGAGCCTCCATGGCATTCGCCAGCCCACTCGGAGCGCGATCCTTGTACTTGCCCTTCATAGCCCGGCCGATCGGCAGAAACACGAACAACAACAGGACGGCGGACAAGAAGAGGAAGACAATGTGCTTCGTAGGCGACAGATCGAGCGTGAGCGAGCCGATGTGAATGGGCTCCCAGGTGGGGAGATGCCAAACAAAGCCCCTACCCAGGACCTCGAACTCGATCTCCTTACCGTCGAGCAAATGGTGCATGAGCATGCCCTGCAGGTCCGGCGGAGTCCCCTCCGCCGCCGGCGCGTATTCCTGCGCGCCACCCTGAAACATGCTGAGCATTCCTAAGAGCTTCATCTAAGCCGTTTCGCTCGGCTCGGGCTTGAAATACATCGGCTCGAGCATGAGAAGTCCAAAAAAGAAGCCTGCGAGGGCTAAGAGCATCGGTACCGCTCCCTCAACACTCGACCGTATGGCATAAACTGCCACCGCCGCGACCACCAGCATCCGAAGCAGTGTCCCACCCACCCACGCGGCCAAAAAGCCGTTCAACTGACCGCGGAAGCGCAACAACGCCCATAACGCGGTCACTTGGATCGGGAGAGCAACCGCACCCGCGATAACAACTCCGCGGCGCCCTGCCGGATCCAAAAATGGCCACGACACGAGTGTGACGAGCGCAACGAAGCACAGCCCAGAGACTGCGTACTTTGCAGCCTTATTCATGCGAGTCTTTCTTCCGCAACTTGGGTTCGATCACAATGTGGTAATAGAGACTATAGAATCCAGCACATGCTCCGACAAACGCTCCCAGAAGCATCAGGAACGGCCCCGTGTCGAGCCTAGAGTCCAACCACGCCCCCACGCCCAAAAAAAGAAGGACCGAGAGTGCCAACTGGAGTCCGTGTCCCATGAATTGCCCAGAGGCTCTCATGATCTCTCGAGGGTCACCCCCCCGCTGGTCTCCTGCCAAGTCCAACTCCTTCACTGCTGACAGATACGCACACAGATAGAGCACGCTACCCGTCATAGCCAGGATAAATTACCGCTTGTGAAAAAAAGCGCAAGCGCGATCTAGGCCGAGACCAAGGGACGAATGGGGCGCTTGACTACTGGAAAATCCCAGGCCTATCTTCGCGTCGGCCCACACCCCGCCGCAGCCCGAGGATCCTAGCACTTTTCTACGGATCAGTGTCAGGTGAATTGAGTATCTTTGCTCCCTACTATATCAACCAGTTTTTCGGTGTCGCACGCCAGCGAGTCACCGGATGCGTCGGCCCACAGGACAGGCATGACCACAATGTCAGACACAGCACTCGTCGACCGCGACATCGAACTACTCGAACGGGTAGCCGAGGTTTCGGAATTGATGCGCCGCGAGGTCAGTCGGAAGATCGTCGGACAACACGAAGTCGTAGACGAACTTTTGAACGCCCTGATGGCCAACGGGCACGCGCTGTTAGTTGGTGTCCCGGGCTTGGCGAAGACGCTCCTCATCCAGACTGTGGCAGAGGCTTTGGATCTGAATTTCAGTCGCATCCAGTTCACGCCTGATCTCATGCCTACGGACATCACGGGTACGGAAGTCATCGAAGAAGACCGAACCACCGGAAAAAGAGTCTTCCGGTTTGTGAAAGGACCTATCTTCGCGAACATCGTCTTGGCGGACGAGATCAACCGGACGCCGCCCAAGACGCAGGCTGCCCTGCTAGAGGCGATGCAGGAGCGTTCAGTGACCGCCGCCGGCGACACATACCAACTGAGCCCCCCGTTCTTCGTGCTCGCCACGCAGAACCCCATCGAGCAGGAAGGCACGTACCCTCTTCCGGAAGCTCAACTCGACAGATTCATGCTCGAGCTGCCGATCTATTATCCGACGAAGGACGAAGAGGAAGAGATCGCCATGAAGACCACGGGGGCGGAGCAAGACGAGATCCGACCGGTGATCACGGCGGAAGAACTGATCGAATTGCAGGGACTCGTGAGGCGAATCCCCGCTCCGCCGTCGTTGGTGTCGTTCGCGGTGCGCCTCGCGCGCTCGACGCGCCCGGGGGCCGACGCTGCCAAAGTCTGTGCAAAATACGCAGCATGGGGAGCCGGACCGCGTGCTTCTCAATACCTCGTCCTTGGCGCCAAGGCTCGTGCGGCCTCGCGAGGTTCGGCCATCCCATCGTATGATGACGTGCGCGCGATAGCACCCGCCGTTCTCGCCCACCGCGTGGTCTTGAACTTCGAAGCCGAGGCGGACGGTCGTAAAACACGTGATGTAATTCGGGAGCTCCTCGAGGAGAGCCAAGGTTGGACATAGGTCGCGATTCCGGAGGGCCTGACCACCCTCCGAGTAGAAACCGCAGGGCCGATGCGACAGGCGGAGGCTCATGACGGGTATGGTGCTAGGCCTCATCGGGCTTTTCCTCTTGCTGTCCGCACTTCTCACCGCGGCTGAGACGGCCGCGTTCCAGATCGGCTCGTCCCGGCTTCGTACGCTCCAAGAAGAAGGTTTCGCCGGCGCCGAGGCCCTCACGGAGGTTCGCCGACACGCAGCGCTCGTAGGGTCCAGCGTGCGGCTAGCGACGGGAGTGCTGAACCTCACTGCAATGGGAGCGGGCATTGTGACCGGGGCATGGACCCTCGGGAACGGCAGCCCCTGGGTAAATCTCGTGGTTGGGGTTCTGTTCGTGCTCGTTGGCGGCGATATCGCCCCGCGCCTGATCGCGGCTCGCAATCCGGTACGGTTGGCGCTGTCCTCGGCGTCGGGCCTCCTGGCCCTGACCCGCGTGACTCGATTCGTCGCGGTGCCCGTGTCTCGCCTTGAGGAGGCTTGGGTCGGACGCGGTGATGAGGACGTGAGCACCGAAGAGCGAGAACTCCGCGAAATCCAGGAGATCGGCCAAGAAGCTGGAATCCTCGAGGAATCGGAGAATATCTTGGTCGAGCGAGCCTTTCGACTCGACGAACTCGCGGCTTGGGACGTAATGGTCCCGCGCGTCGACATCTTCGCATGGGAGGAAGAGCTCGTCCTCAGTGACATCCACGATTCGCTCGCCGATGTCCCTTATAGTCGGGTCCCCGTGTACCGCAACTCAGTGGACAACGTCACTGGCATCGTCTACGTACGTGAGGTCTACGAGCGATTGGCGAACGGGCAACGAGACGTGAAACTCAGCGAACTGTCGCGAGACCCGTTCTTCGTGCCGGGCTCGCTGTCGTGTGCCCAGTTGCTCCGGGACTTCCAATCCCGACGGATCCACATGGGTATCGTTGCCGACGAATTCGGTGGCACGGATGGTCTCGTCACGTTGGAAGACGTGGTGGAAGAACTCGTTGGTGAGATCCACGACGAGACCGACGTCGCAGAACAAGGGGTGGTTCGCGTTTCCGACTTCGCCGTTGAGTGCGATGCAGGGGCCGACGTGCGTGACATCAACGAAGCACTCAGCGTGGCACTTCCGAAGGTCGAACATCGGTCACTTAATGGTCTCATCCTGGAGGAACTGGGCCACGTCCCTCCTGAAGGTGAGACCTTCGAGCGCCACGGTGTCCGCATCGACATCATCGAGGCTTCAGAGACTCAGGTTCTGCGCGCGCGTGTGACGCGCCTGCCCACCGTTACAGGCCCAGACTCGGACTGATGGCGCTTCTCCTGCCTTTCAATGGTAAGTCTCCGCAGGTGCACTCTTCTGCGTTTCTGGCCCCAACCGCAGTTCTAATCGGAGACGTCACGATCGGAGAGAACTCGAGCGTTTGGTTCGGGGCGGTGCTGAGAGGAGACGACCCGGATAACGGGATCATCGTCGGCGCACGCACGAGCGTCCAAGACAACTGTGTGGTGCACGTGGGTGCCTGGCAGCCGACCGTCATCGGGGCTGACGTGACGGTGGGGCACGGCGCGAAATTCGAGAGTTGTACGATCGGGGACCGGACCGTGGTGGGGATGAACGCGGTCATCCTCCAACGCGCGACGATCGGTGAAGAATGCCTGCTCGCCGCTGGCACAGTTGTTCTCGAGGGCGCGGCGATCCCGGCCAGAAGCGTCGTGGCAGGAGTGCCCGGCGTGATTAAGAAGACGCTGGAGGGGTCCGCCGCCGAGTGGATCGCCGGCGGAGGGGGACACTACGTCGAGCTGTCGCGCGAGTATCTCGCCCAGGGCATCCAAGGGGATGCATGTGAATGAAGCAGGGCCAGTGAAGAGCAGCGGAGCCCAAATGGGAGTTCCCTCTGGCCCTCCCCCAACGTGCGACCTGTGCGGCGGTCCAATGATCGACCGGCATTGCAAGCTGGTGTGCAAGGACTGCGGGTATCAGCGCGATTGCTCCGACCCCTAGCGGACTAACCCGCGGGCTCTCGTACCTCGATCTCAAAATCCCCGTCGGAAAGCACTGCCTCCGACACCGCACCTCCCGGCCAACGCACTTGGAGTGCGGTCGCGCCGGCTCGACCGCCAAGCACCTGGGTGGCACCATCGACGGACCAATACCCAGAGCCAAGCCGAACCTCACGAGCCGGGCCCATACGATCCCCGTAGACCAGTCTAATGGTGGCCCCGATAGCCCTTGGGTTCGCCGCTGCCCCCAATAGCCTCACGCGGAGTCCGACCTCGGCACCCCGGTTCCGGAACAACCGCAGAGCCGCGCCGTTCTGAGCGACAGCCAGGTCGACTCGGCCGTCACCGTCGAAGTCGGAGAATGCCGCCCCTCTGGCATCACCCCAAACGTCAACACCCGAGACCTGCCCAGGAACCGCTGTGAGCCCACCCGCACCATCGCCCCGGAGCCACAACCCGCGCCCACTGTCCAGCCGCGGCGCGTCGGTCTCCGTGGGAAAGAAGTTCTGACCGAGAAAGACATCTTCCGCGCCGTCCCCGTCCAAGTCCGCGATTGCTACTGCGAAAGCGGGCGCGAACTGCGCCTCCACGGGGAGAGGCACCGACTCGAAATGATCACCTTTGTTGAGGAAGAGCGTGTGGTCGTATGTCGTCGCTTGGTATCGCCCCGCTCTCTCCAGCGACTCGCCGAAGAGTTCATCCATAGTCGCTTCCGAGTATGCAGCCACACTCTCTACGATCTGACTCAGCCGAGGGACTCCGGCCGCCAGGCGAGAGAAACGGTCCAATGGCATGAGAGGCCCACCGTTCGTTTCGCTCTGTGCACGAACCACATCGAGTGACCCATTTCGGTCCATGTCCCCAAAGTAGAGCACCAGAGGGTGATCCGGCCGGGGAGCGAATCGTGTGTTCCTTCCCCAGTTGGTGGCCACGAAGTCCATGCGCCCATCTCCATCCAAATCACCGGCCGATATCCCATTCCATCGACCCGTCTGATTCAAGCCCCACTCCGGGCCCGCCCTCTGGAAGCGACCTCCTTGGTTCATGAGCAAGACGACCGCGCCCCACTCCACCGCGGCCAACAAATCCGGGTCGCCATCTCCGTCCACGTCAGAGAACGTCGCCGCCGACACCATGCCCAAGCGACCAAGGACCGATGCGTTTTCGCTGTCCTTTGCGAAGGTCCCCGACTCGTTGAGGAAGAGCCGCGAGCTCCCCGCTAGGGGATACCCCGCAGGCATCACCCGCCCGCCGACGAACAGGTCGAGATCTCCGTCCGAGTCCACGTCAGCGGCGGCCATGGCGCCGATGCTGGTGGTGTCGGGTCCAATCACCTCCTGGGCACCGCCATCCGGCCCGAGGGCGACAACGGAGGGCAGGCT carries:
- a CDS encoding F0F1 ATP synthase subunit C, translating into MLDAMLAVFQDAALDADTAKNNLSLLGAGIGIGLSVIGAGIGIGQIGAGATQGIARQPEAAATIQTAAIILAALIEGAALFGLVITILYKFF
- a CDS encoding hemolysin family protein; translated protein: MTGMVLGLIGLFLLLSALLTAAETAAFQIGSSRLRTLQEEGFAGAEALTEVRRHAALVGSSVRLATGVLNLTAMGAGIVTGAWTLGNGSPWVNLVVGVLFVLVGGDIAPRLIAARNPVRLALSSASGLLALTRVTRFVAVPVSRLEEAWVGRGDEDVSTEERELREIQEIGQEAGILEESENILVERAFRLDELAAWDVMVPRVDIFAWEEELVLSDIHDSLADVPYSRVPVYRNSVDNVTGIVYVREVYERLANGQRDVKLSELSRDPFFVPGSLSCAQLLRDFQSRRIHMGIVADEFGGTDGLVTLEDVVEELVGEIHDETDVAEQGVVRVSDFAVECDAGADVRDINEALSVALPKVEHRSLNGLILEELGHVPPEGETFERHGVRIDIIEASETQVLRARVTRLPTVTGPDSD
- a CDS encoding gamma carbonic anhydrase family protein → MHSSAFLAPTAVLIGDVTIGENSSVWFGAVLRGDDPDNGIIVGARTSVQDNCVVHVGAWQPTVIGADVTVGHGAKFESCTIGDRTVVGMNAVILQRATIGEECLLAAGTVVLEGAAIPARSVVAGVPGVIKKTLEGSAAEWIAGGGGHYVELSREYLAQGIQGDACE
- a CDS encoding MoxR family ATPase — protein: MSDTALVDRDIELLERVAEVSELMRREVSRKIVGQHEVVDELLNALMANGHALLVGVPGLAKTLLIQTVAEALDLNFSRIQFTPDLMPTDITGTEVIEEDRTTGKRVFRFVKGPIFANIVLADEINRTPPKTQAALLEAMQERSVTAAGDTYQLSPPFFVLATQNPIEQEGTYPLPEAQLDRFMLELPIYYPTKDEEEEIAMKTTGAEQDEIRPVITAEELIELQGLVRRIPAPPSLVSFAVRLARSTRPGADAAKVCAKYAAWGAGPRASQYLVLGAKARAASRGSAIPSYDDVRAIAPAVLAHRVVLNFEAEADGRKTRDVIRELLEESQGWT
- a CDS encoding AtpZ/AtpI family protein, with translation MLYLCAYLSAVKELDLAGDQRGGDPREIMRASGQFMGHGLQLALSVLLFLGVGAWLDSRLDTGPFLMLLGAFVGACAGFYSLYYHIVIEPKLRKKDSHE
- the atpB gene encoding F0F1 ATP synthase subunit A, with the translated sequence MKLLGMLSMFQGGAQEYAPAAEGTPPDLQGMLMHHLLDGKEIEFEVLGRGFVWHLPTWEPIHIGSLTLDLSPTKHIVFLFLSAVLLLFVFLPIGRAMKGKYKDRAPSGLANAMEALVLYFRDEVVRRNIGHGADAYTGYILTLFFFILAMNFLGLVPFGSAASGNFMVTGALALVTFIVVEISGMRALGFQGYMKTIFYAPPGLNPVGTAIMLVILTPVEFLGKLTKPFALMIRLFANMLAGHTLVLSLLGMIFMFASGGAVIAGGVAAASVTMVIGIMLLEVFVAFLQAYIFAMLTAVFIGLIRHAH